One Tamlana carrageenivorans genomic region harbors:
- a CDS encoding DUF1569 domain-containing protein, whose amino-acid sequence MTNRSLQKLQSLLLEIESNIINKNIKDSSISKATVGWQLDHSLKVFNVVCEVLAESNPSDYSSKLNTKRWLIFTLGTFPRGRAKAPQKVVSKNINISEKELHQRLERAKTGLNIIKTLEPHAFFKHHVFGNLSKKQTMRFLEIHTNHHLKIVREILCSH is encoded by the coding sequence ATGACAAACAGATCTTTACAAAAACTTCAATCACTTTTATTAGAAATTGAATCAAACATCATTAATAAAAACATCAAAGATTCAAGCATTTCTAAAGCAACTGTAGGTTGGCAACTGGATCATAGTCTAAAAGTCTTTAATGTGGTTTGCGAAGTATTGGCAGAATCAAATCCTAGTGACTATAGCTCAAAATTAAATACTAAGCGATGGCTTATTTTCACACTAGGAACCTTCCCTAGGGGTCGAGCCAAAGCACCACAGAAAGTAGTTTCTAAAAATATAAACATTTCTGAAAAGGAACTGCACCAACGGTTAGAACGCGCAAAAACAGGATTAAACATTATAAAAACACTGGAACCACATGCGTTTTTTAAACATCACGTGTTTGGAAATTTATCTAAAAAACAGACGATGCGCTTTTTAGAAATACACACCAATCATCATTTAAAAATTGTACGAGAAATTTTATGCAGTCACTAG